A genomic window from Chaetodon auriga isolate fChaAug3 chromosome 13, fChaAug3.hap1, whole genome shotgun sequence includes:
- the rab20 gene encoding ras-related protein Rab-20, producing the protein MPEVSKMKKPDVKVVLLGDMNVGKTSLLHRYTERKFKDTISTVGGAFYLKQWGPYNISIWDTAGREQFHGLGSMYCRGAAAVILTYDVTNWQSLAELEERFLSLTDTANHDCIYAVVGNKADLTDPKARLSQDPDVTSEERTECEEERTEPQVLSACPTPPASPASLSGMMLHKQVSPEDAVAFYGRILRYKGLDEKSSVPAEKMCFETSAKTGYNVDTLFEALFDLVLPSILRKRNENQESPTVDLEECRGAGSKRARSSCC; encoded by the exons ATGCCCGAGGTGTCGAAGATGAAGAAGCCCGACGTCAAGGTAGTCCTCCTGGGAGACATGAACGTGGGGAAGACGTCGCTGCTCCACAGGTACACGGAGAGGAAGTTCAAAGACACCATCAGCACCGTTGGAGGCGCGTTTTACCTCAAACAGTGGGGGCCGTACAACATCTCCATATGGGACACTGCTG gaCGTGAACAGTTCCACGGATTGGGCTCAATGTACTGTCGAGGTGCAGCCGCTGTCATCCTTACTTACGATGTCACCAACTGGCAGAGCCTagctgagctggaggagcgCTTCCTGTCCCTGACTGATACTGCTAACCATGACTGCATTTACGCTGTTGTGGGAAACAAGGCTGATCTCACAGACCCTAAAGCCCGGCTGTCCCAGGACCCCGATGTGACGTCCGAGGAGCGAACtgagtgtgaggaggagaggacggagCCACAGGTGCTGTCTGCTTGCCCCACACCGCCGGCCTCCCCCGCTTCCCTTTCTGGCATGATGCTACACAAACAGGTGTCCCCCGAGGATGCAGTGGCCTTTTATGGGAGAATACTGCGCTACAAGGGCCTGGACGAAAAGAGCAGCGTGCCGGCAGAGAAGATGTGCTTCGAGACGAGTGCCAAGACAGGCTACAATGTGGACACTCTGTTTGAGGCTCTGTTTGATCTGGTGCTGCCTTCCATCCTGAGGAAGAGGAACGAGAACCAGGAGTCTCCTACAGTAGACCTGGAGGAGTGCAGGGGGGCCGGCAGCAAGCGGGCCAGATCCTCCTGCTGCTAG
- the ing1 gene encoding inhibitor of growth protein 1, translated as MLNSTNGDPSHVVVNYVEEYLDLVESLPFDLQRSVSLMKEIDAKYQDVLKELDDAYERYRRESDSLQRRKLQLSIQRALIRSQELGDEKIQIAGQMVELVENRTRQIDWHSELLLSSQEVPESHVPTTTSMTTTAASMMSSSSSAIITPGKTGQHDKKRDEVTPGSGGGDKSGGKRSRRQKNGENRESYGALDHSEEVGLGASREKRAKTSSKKKKRSKGKSEREVSPPDLPIDPDEPTYCLCEQVSYGEMIGCDNDECPIEWFHFSCVGLHHKPKGKWYCPKCRGENEKTMDKALERAKKERAYNR; from the exons ATGTTGAACTCGACTAATGGAGACCCAAGCCACGTTGTTGTGAATTATGTTGAGGAGTATTTGGACCTGGTGGAATCACTACCTTTTGATTTGCAGAGGAGTGTGTCCCTGATGAAGGAAATTGATGCCAAGTatcaag ATGTTCTGAAGGAGCTTGATGATGCTTATGAACGCTATCGCCGGGAGTCTGACTCACTTCAGAGGAGAAAGCTTCAGTTATCCATTCAGAGGGCACTGATTCGCAGTCAAGAGCTCGGCGATGAGAAGATCCAGATTGCTGGTCAAATG gtGGAGTTGGTTGAGAACAGAACGCGGCAAATAGACTGGCACTCTGAacttctcctttcctctcaaGAAGTCCCAGAGAGCCACGTTCCCACGACAACATCCATGACAACCACTGCAGCATCCATGatgtcatcgtcatcatcagcCATCATCACTCCAGGCAAAACTGGCCAACACGACAAGAAGCGCGATGAGGTGACCCCAGGCTCAGGCGGCGGAGACAAGTCTGGAGGGAAACGCTCAAGACGtcagaaaaatggagaaaatcgGGAAAGTTACGGAGCCCTGGACCACTCTGAGGAAGTGGGCCTGGGAGCGTCGCGGGAAAAGAGAGCCAAAACATcttcaaagaagaagaaacgatCAAAGGGAAAGTCCGAGAGAGAGGTGTCACCCCCGGACCTGCCCATCGATCCAGATGAGCCAACGTACTGCCTGTGTGAGCAGGTGTCCTACGGCGAGATGATTGGCTGCGATAACGATGAATGTCCCATCGAGTGGTTTCATTTCTCCTGTGTGGGTCTCCATCATAAGCCCAAAGGCAAGTGGTACTGCCCCAAGTGTAGGGGTGAAAATGAGAAGACCATGGACAAGGCCTTAGAGAGGGCCAAGAAGGAAAGAGCGTACAACAGGTAG
- the naxd gene encoding ATP-dependent (S)-NAD(P)H-hydrate dehydratase isoform X1, whose product MQANTTRGFLWSDVETRTLLNIWGEQDIQAALDGNFRNSFVYRDVSRRLGAMGFERTPEQCRVRIKSLKRQYLLAKEGNLRNNGQYHKICKFYDTMERILSNRPALDPQEFTDGGAGGEEAVDGLEEDGEDAQDVYSESTGECPYPAETEVKLEYPTVPIPIPVKVTVGNNSTSIRPHNSSQPASNLSARTPKRPRKRRANFPMEKLMEQFLEQSAQAEDNFYRMEEQRLQAEDRRREAEHARELHMLQMLGQMFSSISSATAGSAATPSKTAPPARAPVFSGASPSCTRGQSSHLRRPSPQTDCFTQQSQLLIPEPQELVFERYYSLGSASHRGMDDDILPLIKTIVPPLTSKKHKGQDGRIGIIGGCQEYTGAPYFAAISALKVGADLSHVFCTKDAATVIKSYSPELIVHPVLDSPNAVEEIEKWLPRLHGLVVGPGLGREDLLLKTAKEVIEKSKARDIPIVIDADGLWLVTQQPSVIQGYQKGILTPNFMEFTRLYESLHHEPMDGSDHQRNVMQLSVAMGNLTVVLKGEQDLITDGSKVISCSIEGSGRRCGGQGDLLSGSMGVLAHWAHAASAAGVLRSVNPSMVAAFGACSLTRQCNSQAFQRHGRSTTTSDMIPEIGSAFKKLFES is encoded by the exons ATGCAAGCGAACACAACGCGGGGCTTCCTGTGGTCGGACGTAGAGACGAGGACCTTGTTGAACATCTGGGGCGAGCAGGACATCCAGGCGGCGCTGGATGGAAACTTCCGAAACAGCTTCGTGTACCGCGACGTTTCCCGGAGGCTGGGGGCGATGGGGTTTGAGAGGACGCCGGAACAATGTAGGGTGCGGATCAAAAGCCTCAAGAGACAGTACTTGTTAGCGAAGGAAGGTAATCTCCGGAACAACGGGCAGTATCACAAGATTTGTAAGTTTTACGACACCATGGAGAGGATTTTGAGCAACCGGCCTGCTCTTGACCCTCAGGAGTTTACAGACGGTGGggcgggaggagaggaggccgTGGATGGcctggaggaggatggagaggatgcTCAGGACGTATACTCTGAGAGCACAGGGGAGTGTCCTTATCCTGCAGAGACTGAAGTGAAGTTGGAATACCCAACTGTTCCCATCCCCATTCCAGTTAAAGTGACAGTGGGTAATAACA GCACTTCAATAAGACCACATAACAGCAGCCAGCCGGCCAGTAACTTGTCAGCCAGAACACCTAAACGGCCGAGGAAGCGGCGTGCCAACTTCCCCATGGAGAAACTAATGGAGCAGTTCCTGGAGCAGAGCGCCCAGGCCGAGGACAACTTCTACCGCATGGAGGAGCAGCGCCTGCAGGCAGAAGACCGCCGCAGAGAGGCCGAGCACGCCAGAGAGCTGCACATGCTTCAGATGCTCGGCCAGATGTTCTCCAGCATCTCGTCAGCCACAGCTGGCTCGGCGGCCACTCCCTCCAAAACAGCTCCCCCTGCCCGCGCTCCTGTGTTCTCCGGCGCCTCCCCGTCATGCACACGTGGCCAGTCCAGCCACCTCAGACGCCCTTCACCCCAGACAGACTGTTTCACCCAACAGAGTCAACTGTTGATCCCAGAACCTCAGGAATTAG TATTTGAACGCTACTACAGTTTGGGGTCTGCATCACACAGAGGCATGGATGACGATATCCTCCCACTGATAAAGACCATAGTCCCTCCGCTGACATCCAAAAAGCACAAGGGACAAGATGGACGTATTGGGATCATTGGTGGATGCCAAGA GTATACAGGAGCTCCGTACTTTGCTGCCATCTCAGCATTGAAAGTG GGGGCTGACCTGTCCCATGTGTTCTGCACCAAAGATGCTGCAACTGTGATCAAATCATACAGCCCTGAGCTCATAGTTCATCCTGTTCT GGACAGTCCTAATGCAGTGgaagaaatagaaaaatggCTCCCAAGACTGCACGGCCTTGTGGTGGGACCAGGTCTAGGGAGAGAAGACTTGTTACTGAAAACAGCGAAG gAGGTGATAGAGAAGTCTAAAGCAAGAGATATCCCTATTGTCATTGATGCA GACGGATTATGGCTAGTTACACAGCAACCATCTGTAATTCAAGGGTACCAGAAGGGCATCCTTACACCCAACTTCATGGAGTTCACCCGACTGTATGAGTCACTG CACCATGAGCCCATGGACGGCAGCGATCATCAGCGCAATGTCATGCAGCTCAGCGTAGCCATGGGCAACCTCACTGTGGTGCTAAAAGGAGAACAGGATCTCATTACAGATGGCAGCAAGG tgATCTCATGCAGCATTGAGGGCAGTGGGAGAAGGTGTGGTGGACAGGGTGACCTTCTGTCTGGGTCTATGGGCGTTTTGGCGCACTGGGCCCAtgctgcctctgcagctggAGTGTTGAGAAG TGTGAACCCGTCCATGGTCGCAGCATTCGGGGCCTGTTCTCTTACAAGACAGTGTAACAGTCAAGCGTTCCAGCGACATGGCAGGTCCACCACCACATCGGACATGATCCCGGAGATTGGGTCAGCTTTCAAAAAGCTGTttgaaagctga
- the naxd gene encoding ATP-dependent (S)-NAD(P)H-hydrate dehydratase isoform X2 — MSQHIQMFAFCFITVALSLVATWVCLSDKVFERYYSLGSASHRGMDDDILPLIKTIVPPLTSKKHKGQDGRIGIIGGCQEYTGAPYFAAISALKVGADLSHVFCTKDAATVIKSYSPELIVHPVLDSPNAVEEIEKWLPRLHGLVVGPGLGREDLLLKTAKEVIEKSKARDIPIVIDADGLWLVTQQPSVIQGYQKGILTPNFMEFTRLYESLHHEPMDGSDHQRNVMQLSVAMGNLTVVLKGEQDLITDGSKVISCSIEGSGRRCGGQGDLLSGSMGVLAHWAHAASAAGVLRSVNPSMVAAFGACSLTRQCNSQAFQRHGRSTTTSDMIPEIGSAFKKLFES; from the exons ATGTCGCAGCACATTCAGATGTTCGCATTTTGCTTTATCACAGTGGCACTGTCGCTCGTCGCGACGTGGGTCTGTTTGAGTGACAAAG TATTTGAACGCTACTACAGTTTGGGGTCTGCATCACACAGAGGCATGGATGACGATATCCTCCCACTGATAAAGACCATAGTCCCTCCGCTGACATCCAAAAAGCACAAGGGACAAGATGGACGTATTGGGATCATTGGTGGATGCCAAGA GTATACAGGAGCTCCGTACTTTGCTGCCATCTCAGCATTGAAAGTG GGGGCTGACCTGTCCCATGTGTTCTGCACCAAAGATGCTGCAACTGTGATCAAATCATACAGCCCTGAGCTCATAGTTCATCCTGTTCT GGACAGTCCTAATGCAGTGgaagaaatagaaaaatggCTCCCAAGACTGCACGGCCTTGTGGTGGGACCAGGTCTAGGGAGAGAAGACTTGTTACTGAAAACAGCGAAG gAGGTGATAGAGAAGTCTAAAGCAAGAGATATCCCTATTGTCATTGATGCA GACGGATTATGGCTAGTTACACAGCAACCATCTGTAATTCAAGGGTACCAGAAGGGCATCCTTACACCCAACTTCATGGAGTTCACCCGACTGTATGAGTCACTG CACCATGAGCCCATGGACGGCAGCGATCATCAGCGCAATGTCATGCAGCTCAGCGTAGCCATGGGCAACCTCACTGTGGTGCTAAAAGGAGAACAGGATCTCATTACAGATGGCAGCAAGG tgATCTCATGCAGCATTGAGGGCAGTGGGAGAAGGTGTGGTGGACAGGGTGACCTTCTGTCTGGGTCTATGGGCGTTTTGGCGCACTGGGCCCAtgctgcctctgcagctggAGTGTTGAGAAG TGTGAACCCGTCCATGGTCGCAGCATTCGGGGCCTGTTCTCTTACAAGACAGTGTAACAGTCAAGCGTTCCAGCGACATGGCAGGTCCACCACCACATCGGACATGATCCCGGAGATTGGGTCAGCTTTCAAAAAGCTGTttgaaagctga
- the ube2al gene encoding ubiquitin conjugating enzyme E2 A, like, protein MSTPARRRLMRDFKRLQEDPPAGVSGAPSENNIMVWNAVIFGPEGTPFEDGTFKLIVEFTEEYPNKPPTVRFVSKMFHPNVYADGSICLDILQNRWSPTYDVSSILTSIQSLLDEPNPNSPANSQAAQLYQENKREYEKRVSAIVEQSWRDS, encoded by the exons ATGTCAACCCCAGCTAGAAGGAGACTTATGAGAGATTTTAAACG GCTACAAGAGGACCCTCCAGCCGGTGTTAGTGGTGCCCCATCTGAAAACAACATCATGGTGTGGAATGCAGTCATATTTGG CCCTGAAGGAACTCCCTTTGAGGACG GTACATTTAAACTCATTGTAGAGTTCACAGAAGAATACCCCAACAAACCCCCCACAGTACGATTTGTGTCAAAGATGTTTCATCCAAATG TCTATGCAGATGGCAGTATATGTTTGGACATTCTACAGAATCGCTGGAGTCCCACTTACGATGTGTCCTCTATCCTTACATCTATCCAG tccttgCTTGATGAACCAAACCCCAACAGTCCAGCCAACAGTCAGGCAGCTCAGCTGTACCAGGAGAACAAGCGGGAGTACGAGAAGCGAGTGTCTGCCATCGTAGAACAAAGCTGGAGAGACAGTTGA
- the naxd gene encoding ATP-dependent (S)-NAD(P)H-hydrate dehydratase isoform X3, protein MTRIICAQLSALKRGSSLVFERYYSLGSASHRGMDDDILPLIKTIVPPLTSKKHKGQDGRIGIIGGCQEYTGAPYFAAISALKVGADLSHVFCTKDAATVIKSYSPELIVHPVLDSPNAVEEIEKWLPRLHGLVVGPGLGREDLLLKTAKEVIEKSKARDIPIVIDADGLWLVTQQPSVIQGYQKGILTPNFMEFTRLYESLHHEPMDGSDHQRNVMQLSVAMGNLTVVLKGEQDLITDGSKVISCSIEGSGRRCGGQGDLLSGSMGVLAHWAHAASAAGVLRSVNPSMVAAFGACSLTRQCNSQAFQRHGRSTTTSDMIPEIGSAFKKLFES, encoded by the exons ATGACCAGGATCATTTGCGCACAGTTGTCAGCGTTGAAACGCGGTTCCAGTTTAG TATTTGAACGCTACTACAGTTTGGGGTCTGCATCACACAGAGGCATGGATGACGATATCCTCCCACTGATAAAGACCATAGTCCCTCCGCTGACATCCAAAAAGCACAAGGGACAAGATGGACGTATTGGGATCATTGGTGGATGCCAAGA GTATACAGGAGCTCCGTACTTTGCTGCCATCTCAGCATTGAAAGTG GGGGCTGACCTGTCCCATGTGTTCTGCACCAAAGATGCTGCAACTGTGATCAAATCATACAGCCCTGAGCTCATAGTTCATCCTGTTCT GGACAGTCCTAATGCAGTGgaagaaatagaaaaatggCTCCCAAGACTGCACGGCCTTGTGGTGGGACCAGGTCTAGGGAGAGAAGACTTGTTACTGAAAACAGCGAAG gAGGTGATAGAGAAGTCTAAAGCAAGAGATATCCCTATTGTCATTGATGCA GACGGATTATGGCTAGTTACACAGCAACCATCTGTAATTCAAGGGTACCAGAAGGGCATCCTTACACCCAACTTCATGGAGTTCACCCGACTGTATGAGTCACTG CACCATGAGCCCATGGACGGCAGCGATCATCAGCGCAATGTCATGCAGCTCAGCGTAGCCATGGGCAACCTCACTGTGGTGCTAAAAGGAGAACAGGATCTCATTACAGATGGCAGCAAGG tgATCTCATGCAGCATTGAGGGCAGTGGGAGAAGGTGTGGTGGACAGGGTGACCTTCTGTCTGGGTCTATGGGCGTTTTGGCGCACTGGGCCCAtgctgcctctgcagctggAGTGTTGAGAAG TGTGAACCCGTCCATGGTCGCAGCATTCGGGGCCTGTTCTCTTACAAGACAGTGTAACAGTCAAGCGTTCCAGCGACATGGCAGGTCCACCACCACATCGGACATGATCCCGGAGATTGGGTCAGCTTTCAAAAAGCTGTttgaaagctga